In the genome of Cytophagia bacterium CHB2, the window CTGCAACGAAAGCGCCTGCGGATCCGGATGCCCCCACGGCAACATTTTCGTCGCCGGAAAATAAATCGCGTCGCCTCCACCTGCCGCGGTGACGGTGACTGAGCCTGTCGAAGTCGAGCTTGCCGAAGTCGAGCCGGTCGAAGTCACGGCGGCTGAGCTTGTCGAAGTCGAGCTTGCCGAGACCCCGGTGGCCGAGCCTGTCGAGGCCAACCCCGCCAACTCATCCCGCATCAACTCAGCTTGATCAGAAAACGGCAGCACGCACAAAAACGGCGCATTGCTGTGTTCCTGCAAGATAGAAATGAGCACCGCCGCCAATGATCCCGCTGCATTTTTGACGGTGAGATTCTCGCCAGCGCTCAGTTTACTCGCTAACTCTTCAAACGGTTGAGATGAAGAGATCAGGGTTTTGATTTGTTCTAGGGCGAAGGAGGACATATTTTTTCAAGCCTGATGCTCGAAGTAGAAGTCATGTGAAAGATTGATTGCTTTCTTCAAGCATAGTGTTATATTCATGACAAAAGAGTCGACAATTGATGAATTCTTTGTTCATCTCTATTGAATTATGCCTACCGTATTGATTGATGGTCCGTACAGTTTTGTATTTTTTAGTTCCGACAAAAGCGAGCCAGCTCATATTCATGTTAAGCGAGATCGACAGGTGGCAAAATTCTGGCTCGATCCGATTCTACCCGCAACCAATCGCGGATTCAAAGAGCACGAGTTGAACCAAATCGCTCGCCTCGTGGTAAAACATCAGCAAAAACTTTTAGAGGCTTGGCATGAGTACTTTAGTGCTTGAAACAGAACCGGCGGTGACGCAAGTCATGATTAACGATGAAAAGCTGATCGTCGAACTTGCCGATGGCCGAACCATAGTTGTTCCGCTATCATGGTATCCGCGCCTGCAACACGCTTCTCCGAAAGAGCGCGGAAATTGGCACTTGCTCGGCGACGGCTATGCCATCGAATGGCCTGATCTCGACGAGCATATCGGCATCGAGGGGCTTTTGGCCGGGCGGCGCAGCGGCGAAAGCCAGAAATCATTTCAGCGTTGGCTTGCCAGCCGGCAATAAAGCTCCTGTCTGTTTTTTCTTCGCTCTACTTTTCAACCCAGGCTTTGGAAAAACCGAAACCAAAGCGCGCAGAGCCGTATTAACGCTTTTCTCGTCCGGAAAATACTCGATTGAATCTGGCTCAATGACGACAATGTTCGTAATTTCAATGTACTTCCCACTCGTTCAGTTCAGTTTAAGATTCTTACGTGTTTTCATTGACAAACAGCTTAATACTACTGACTCTTTCGAAGTGCTTATGATTCAAGGTCAGAAGTTGAAAATCATGTGTCAGAGCAGTTGCGGCAATGAAAATATCCGGCAGTGAAATAAGTTGGTTCCTTGCTTTCAAATCCTGATAAATTTTCGAAGCTGATTTTACGCAGGCAGAATCAAACGGCAAAACCGGCAAACCTGCAAGTAGTTTTTCGGTAAACTGACGATTTGCAGGCGACGAACCAATTAGAAACTCAAATTCTGTGATGGCAGAAATCACAAAATCATACTTCGTAGAAAGTTGATAGAAAGTCGTTTTGTCTTTTTGCGGCTTGCGCAAATGGTCGATCAAAATCGAAGTATCGATCAAAAGTCGTTCACGTTCCATTGGTTCATCCACTCCCGATTTTTTTCATACTCCTGGAATTCGTCATCGCTCAACGTGGGCGCAGCCAACAGCAAAGCTTGCAAGTTTTGTGATCCGCCCGGAAATTCTTCCACGGGCAGAATAATGATCTCAACTTGTTTGGCGGAAAAATCTTCCGGCAGCTTGACCGTTACCGCGCCCGCCTTGACCTCTTGAATTTGTCTGATGGCAATCATGATTTCCTCTAATATAAATTTGCCGATTGATGATGCAAAACAAACTGTCTTTGTCGGCAGTATTGACCTTTTTTAGTTGCCGACTATAACGCTATTTCACACTATCGCCCCGCGAATAAACCCATTCGCCCTTTCCAGTCTCAATCTCGCCTCCTCGGCAGAAACGTTCGCCAGCGCCATCACCAATGCGGTTTTGACGTGCCCACCGGCTTGGGCAAGTACGGCTCCGGCTTCTTCATAGGATGAATTCGTCACCATCATCACCACGCGCTTGGAGCGTTCTTCGAGCTTCTTGGATGTCATGCGCAAATCCACCATCATGTTGCCATAAACCTTGCCAAGCCGAATCATGGCCGTAGTCGTCACCATATTCAGAACGAGTTTGGTGGCGGTGCCGGCTTTCATGCGGGTCGAACCCATAATCACTTCCGGGCCGACGACCGGACAGATGGCAACATCCACGGGAATAGTGATTTCTTCACGCGGATTGCAGGTCAAATATACCGTCTTCGCGCCAATCTCGCGCGCAAAAGTCAATGCACCGAGAACGTAGGGCGTTCGCCGGCTGGCGGCAATGCCAAAGG includes:
- the murQ gene encoding N-acetylmuramic acid 6-phosphate etherase, translated to MPMRRRMSKKIFDEIKDLVTETRNPRTMDIDAQDTVEILRRINQEDALIPKIVADEIPHIAQAVDLVVDVFKSGGRLFYLGAGTSGRLGVLDASECPPTYGTDPEMIQGLIAGGYKALVRSQEGAEDIFEHGRRDLEDAGFNSKDVAFGIAASRRTPYVLGALTFAREIGAKTVYLTCNPREEITIPVDVAICPVVGPEVIMGSTRMKAGTATKLVLNMVTTTAMIRLGKVYGNMMVDLRMTSKKLEERSKRVVMMVTNSSYEEAGAVLAQAGGHVKTALVMALANVSAEEARLRLERANGFIRGAIV
- a CDS encoding type II toxin-antitoxin system VapC family toxin, translated to MERERLLIDTSILIDHLRKPQKDKTTFYQLSTKYDFVISAITEFEFLIGSSPANRQFTEKLLAGLPVLPFDSACVKSASKIYQDLKARNQLISLPDIFIAATALTHDFQLLTLNHKHFERVSSIKLFVNENT
- a CDS encoding DUF4160 domain-containing protein — its product is MPTVLIDGPYSFVFFSSDKSEPAHIHVKRDRQVAKFWLDPILPATNRGFKEHELNQIARLVVKHQQKLLEAWHEYFSA
- a CDS encoding DUF2442 domain-containing protein; protein product: MSTLVLETEPAVTQVMINDEKLIVELADGRTIVVPLSWYPRLQHASPKERGNWHLLGDGYAIEWPDLDEHIGIEGLLAGRRSGESQKSFQRWLASRQ